From one Streptomyces sp. Q6 genomic stretch:
- a CDS encoding sensor histidine kinase, which translates to MSVVGTSSSRGAQGRSVPAAPRCGTDDLAGLGVHPDDLPDGLVVADESGRVVCFNRAAERITAVPAPRALGAPLERALPLEDLEGRRWWQLTDPYGGLATRVGQPERNLLLPGGREVLVTARYVRSRPTGPVRRVVVQIRDTEARRRTERSHAELIATVAHELRSPLTSVKGFTATLLAKWERFTDEQKRLMLETVDADANRVTRLITELLDISRIDSGRLEVRRQPVDIAAAVSRHIQAHVAAGQSADRFLLRVTQPLPDLWADPDKVDQILSNLLENAVRHGEGTVTIDIERAEHLGTSVTVSDEGPGIPEESMNRVFTRFWRGSKRGGTGLGLYIVKGIVEAHGGTITVGRAPGGGAEFRFTLPVATPAYLTS; encoded by the coding sequence ATGAGCGTCGTCGGCACGAGCAGCTCGCGTGGTGCGCAGGGGCGGTCCGTCCCTGCCGCGCCCCGGTGCGGAACCGACGATCTCGCGGGGCTCGGCGTGCACCCCGACGACCTCCCCGACGGACTGGTCGTCGCCGACGAGAGCGGCCGCGTCGTCTGTTTCAACCGCGCGGCCGAGCGCATCACCGCCGTCCCCGCCCCCCGCGCCCTGGGCGCCCCGCTGGAGCGGGCGCTGCCCCTGGAGGACCTCGAAGGCCGCCGCTGGTGGCAGCTGACCGACCCGTACGGCGGACTCGCCACCCGCGTCGGACAGCCCGAGCGGAACCTGCTCCTGCCCGGCGGCCGCGAGGTCCTGGTCACCGCGCGCTACGTACGCAGCCGCCCCACCGGGCCCGTGCGCCGTGTCGTCGTGCAGATCCGCGACACCGAGGCCCGGCGCCGCACCGAGCGCAGCCACGCCGAGCTGATCGCCACCGTCGCCCACGAACTGCGCTCCCCGCTGACCTCCGTGAAGGGCTTCACCGCGACCCTGCTCGCGAAGTGGGAGCGATTCACGGACGAGCAGAAGCGGCTGATGCTGGAGACCGTCGACGCGGACGCCAACCGCGTGACGCGACTGATCACCGAACTGCTCGACATCTCCCGCATCGACTCCGGCCGCCTCGAAGTGCGCCGCCAGCCCGTCGACATCGCCGCCGCCGTCTCCCGGCACATCCAGGCGCACGTCGCCGCGGGCCAGTCCGCCGACCGGTTCCTGCTGCGCGTCACGCAGCCGCTGCCCGATCTGTGGGCCGACCCCGACAAGGTCGACCAGATCCTGAGCAACCTCCTGGAAAACGCGGTGCGCCACGGCGAGGGAACCGTCACGATTGACATCGAGCGGGCCGAGCACCTCGGCACGTCCGTCACCGTGAGCGACGAAGGCCCCGGCATCCCGGAGGAGTCCATGAACCGCGTCTTCACCCGCTTCTGGCGGGGCAGCAAGCGCGGCGGCACGGGCCTGGGCCTCTATATCGTCAAGGGCATCGTCGAGGCCCACGGCGGCACCATCACGGTGGGACGGGCGCCGGGCGGCGGCGCCGAGTTCCGATTTACGTTGCCCGTGGCCACGCCCGCGTATCTCACCAGCTGA
- a CDS encoding RNA methyltransferase: MVAAPELISPKSSRVSAARRLGKRNFRGKERLFLAEGPQAVREAAAHGGLVEMFATVEAAERYAEIVGEAREAGARVHLADESVIAEISTTVTPQGVVGVCRFLDVSFDEVLAARPRLVAVLAHVRDPGNAGTVLRCADAAGAEAVVLTDASVDLYNPKAVRASVGSLFHLPVAVGVPVEQAVAGLKDAGVRILAADGAGDDDLDDELDKGTMGTPTAWVFGNEAWGLPEETRALADAVVRVPIHGKAESLNLATAAAVCLYASARAQRAPGGCRSVTPS; this comes from the coding sequence ATGGTTGCTGCCCCCGAACTGATCTCCCCCAAGTCCTCCCGCGTCTCCGCCGCCCGGCGGCTCGGGAAGCGGAACTTCCGGGGGAAGGAGCGGCTGTTCCTCGCCGAGGGGCCGCAGGCCGTGCGGGAGGCCGCCGCGCACGGCGGACTCGTGGAGATGTTCGCGACCGTCGAGGCCGCCGAGCGCTACGCCGAGATCGTCGGCGAGGCGCGGGAGGCCGGTGCCCGGGTGCACCTCGCCGACGAGAGCGTCATCGCCGAGATCTCCACGACCGTGACCCCGCAGGGCGTGGTCGGCGTCTGCCGGTTCCTCGACGTGTCCTTCGACGAGGTCCTCGCCGCGCGGCCCCGGCTCGTCGCCGTCCTGGCCCATGTGCGCGACCCCGGGAACGCGGGGACCGTACTGCGGTGCGCGGACGCCGCCGGCGCCGAGGCCGTGGTGCTGACCGACGCCTCCGTGGACCTGTACAACCCGAAGGCGGTCCGCGCCTCGGTGGGCTCCCTGTTCCATCTGCCCGTCGCCGTGGGCGTCCCGGTCGAGCAGGCCGTCGCCGGGCTCAAGGACGCCGGCGTACGCATCCTCGCCGCCGACGGCGCGGGGGACGACGACCTCGACGACGAGCTCGACAAGGGCACCATGGGCACCCCGACCGCCTGGGTCTTCGGCAACGAGGCGTGGGGACTGCCCGAGGAGACCCGCGCGCTCGCGGACGCCGTCGTGCGCGTCCCCATCCACGGCAAGGCCGAGAGCCTCAACCTCGCGACGGCGGCCGCCGTGTGCCTGTACGCCTCCGCCCGAGCCCAGCGCGCCCCCGGAGGGTGCCGTTCCGTCACGCCCAGCTAG
- the rplT gene encoding 50S ribosomal protein L20 — MARVKRAVNAHKKRRAILEQASGYRGQRSRLYRKAKEQVTHSLVYNYNDRKKRKGDFRQLWIQRINAAARANGITYNRFIQGLKAANIEVDRKILAELAVNDSNAFAALVEVAQKALPADVNAPKAAA, encoded by the coding sequence GTGGCACGCGTCAAGCGCGCAGTCAACGCGCACAAGAAGCGTCGGGCGATCCTCGAGCAGGCCAGCGGCTACCGCGGTCAGCGTTCGCGTCTGTACCGCAAGGCCAAGGAGCAGGTCACCCACTCCCTGGTCTACAACTACAACGACCGCAAGAAGCGCAAGGGCGACTTCCGTCAGCTGTGGATCCAGCGCATCAACGCCGCTGCCCGCGCCAACGGCATCACCTACAACCGCTTCATCCAGGGTCTGAAGGCCGCCAACATCGAGGTGGACCGCAAGATCCTGGCGGAGCTCGCCGTCAACGACTCCAACGCGTTCGCCGCGCTGGTCGAGGTCGCGCAGAAGGCGCTGCCGGCGGACGTCAACGCGCCCAAGGCTGCCGCCTGA
- the rpmI gene encoding 50S ribosomal protein L35 → MPKNKSHSGASKRFKVTGSGKVLRERAGKRHLLEHKSSRLTRRLTGNAEMAPGDAKKIKKLLGK, encoded by the coding sequence ATGCCGAAGAACAAGTCGCACAGCGGTGCCAGCAAGCGCTTCAAGGTCACCGGCTCCGGCAAGGTGCTCCGCGAGCGCGCCGGCAAGCGCCACCTGCTCGAGCACAAGTCGTCGCGCCTGACGCGCCGCCTCACCGGCAACGCCGAGATGGCCCCGGGCGACGCCAAGAAGATCAAGAAGCTTCTCGGCAAGTGA
- the infC gene encoding translation initiation factor IF-3 — MWCYRGGSISAEPRINDRIRVPEVRLVGPSGEQVGIVPLAKALELAQEYDLDLVEVAANARPPVCKLMDYGKFKYESAMKAREARKNQAHTVIKEMKLRPKIDPHDYDTKKGHVVRFLKQGDKVKITIMFRGREQSRPELGYRLLQRLANDVEDLGFIESNPKQDGRNMIMVLGPHKKKTEAMAEAREAQAARKADAKANPGKSQNVAESDDDVETEVEAEVETPAEAPAEA, encoded by the coding sequence GTGTGGTGCTACCGAGGAGGATCCATCAGCGCCGAGCCCCGCATCAACGACCGGATTCGCGTTCCCGAAGTGCGACTTGTCGGTCCCAGCGGCGAGCAGGTCGGGATTGTTCCGCTTGCCAAGGCCCTTGAGCTTGCTCAGGAGTACGACCTCGACCTGGTCGAGGTGGCGGCGAACGCCCGTCCGCCCGTCTGCAAGCTCATGGACTACGGGAAGTTCAAGTACGAGTCGGCCATGAAGGCCCGTGAGGCGCGCAAGAACCAGGCGCACACGGTCATCAAGGAGATGAAGCTCCGGCCGAAGATCGACCCGCACGACTATGACACCAAGAAGGGTCACGTCGTTCGGTTCCTCAAGCAGGGCGACAAGGTCAAGATCACGATCATGTTCCGTGGTCGCGAGCAGTCCCGGCCGGAGCTCGGCTACCGACTGCTTCAGCGTCTCGCGAACGACGTCGAAGACCTCGGGTTCATCGAGTCGAACCCGAAGCAGGACGGCCGAAACATGATCATGGTTCTCGGTCCGCACAAGAAGAAGACCGAGGCCATGGCCGAGGCCCGGGAGGCGCAGGCCGCCCGTAAGGCCGACGCGAAGGCCAACCCCGGCAAGTCGCAGAACGTGGCTGAGTCGGACGACGACGTCGAGACCGAGGTCGAGGCCGAGGTCGAAACCCCCGCCGAGGCTCCGGCCGAGGCATGA
- a CDS encoding DUF1844 domain-containing protein, whose product MSDATPATETPDYDALTRDIAEVPAVEVIVTVAVNLMSAAAVKLGLTEEGDAHKDLDEARKLIHALAGLLDGSATEISSFHAAPLRDGLKSLQLAFREASIVPDEPGQGPGEKYTGAIYG is encoded by the coding sequence ATGAGTGACGCGACCCCCGCAACCGAAACCCCTGACTACGACGCGCTGACCCGCGACATCGCCGAGGTGCCCGCCGTCGAGGTCATCGTGACGGTCGCGGTGAACCTGATGAGCGCGGCCGCGGTGAAGCTGGGCCTCACCGAGGAGGGCGACGCCCACAAGGACCTCGACGAGGCCCGCAAGCTGATCCACGCCCTGGCCGGTCTGCTCGACGGCAGCGCCACGGAGATCTCGTCCTTCCACGCGGCACCGCTGCGGGACGGTCTGAAGTCCTTGCAGCTCGCGTTCCGCGAGGCCTCGATCGTGCCGGACGAGCCGGGCCAGGGCCCGGGCGAGAAGTACACGGGCGCCATCTACGGCTGA
- a CDS encoding SseB family protein: protein MANKNIPDPGFSDDDGTADPRLAEALAAWSADRTAHGPVLAALKDARLLVPVVAVLGEVEEDENGLRREKTSDMAVPTLKAGDRKALPAFTSTASLALWDPEARPVAVPLHQALQAAAHEKADTVVLDLAGPVPYELTGAALYALAEGRTSTDPLADPAVTDAVRTAVAAEPSVVRAYLGPGQADGVIALVLDPAADPSATAGSLARRIAADTTLRARLVRGLDLALLPADATPPGEPLYVRD from the coding sequence GTGGCGAACAAGAACATTCCCGACCCCGGCTTCTCCGACGACGACGGCACCGCGGACCCCCGCCTCGCCGAGGCCCTGGCCGCGTGGTCGGCCGACCGCACGGCCCATGGACCGGTCCTTGCGGCCCTGAAGGACGCCCGGCTCCTCGTCCCCGTCGTCGCCGTCCTGGGCGAGGTCGAGGAGGACGAGAACGGCCTGCGCCGCGAGAAGACGTCCGACATGGCGGTCCCGACCCTGAAGGCGGGCGACCGGAAGGCCCTTCCCGCCTTCACGTCGACCGCGTCCCTCGCCCTGTGGGACCCCGAGGCCCGCCCGGTCGCCGTCCCGCTGCACCAGGCGCTTCAGGCCGCCGCCCACGAGAAGGCCGACACCGTCGTCCTCGACCTCGCGGGCCCGGTCCCGTACGAGCTCACGGGCGCCGCCCTGTACGCCCTCGCGGAGGGCCGCACCAGCACCGACCCGCTCGCCGACCCCGCCGTCACCGACGCGGTGCGCACGGCCGTCGCCGCGGAGCCCTCGGTGGTCCGCGCCTACCTGGGCCCCGGCCAGGCGGACGGCGTCATCGCCCTGGTCCTCGACCCGGCCGCCGACCCCTCGGCCACGGCCGGCTCGCTCGCCCGCCGCATCGCGGCCGACACCACACTGAGGGCCCGCCTGGTGCGCGGCCTCGACCTGGCACTCCTGCCGGCCGACGCCACGCCTCCCGGCGAGCCCTTGTACGTACGTGACTGA
- a CDS encoding serine hydrolase, which produces MPPQSRRRRRRDQRRRPVLYAAVASAVLLSATAATTVYVKARAHDATALVSHITSSGEDPSVSPSPSPTVDLDALLAKAVRSAAAGHDGDVSVSVLDMDTGTRASYASGDRTYDTASIVKVDILAALLLRARDEGRSLTAREKTYATAMIEHSDNASTTQLWDTIGRADGLDAANERLGLSGTTGGNGPLWGLTQTTADDQLTLLKQVFGVGDDLALDADARAYVQELMGNVESDQAWGVSAAGDDTALKNGWLQRSTTGLWDINSVGRVSGAGKRYLVAVVSNGSATKDAGIALVEDVARAAVPVLSAGG; this is translated from the coding sequence ATGCCTCCCCAGTCCCGTCGCCGGCGTCGGCGCGATCAGCGCCGACGCCCCGTCCTGTACGCGGCCGTCGCCTCCGCGGTGCTCCTCTCCGCCACCGCCGCCACTACGGTCTACGTGAAGGCGCGGGCGCACGACGCGACGGCGCTGGTGTCGCACATCACCTCGTCCGGGGAGGATCCGTCCGTGTCGCCCTCTCCCTCGCCGACCGTGGACCTCGACGCGCTGCTCGCGAAGGCCGTGCGGTCCGCCGCCGCCGGGCACGACGGTGACGTGTCGGTGTCCGTGCTCGACATGGACACCGGGACGCGTGCCTCGTACGCGTCGGGCGACAGGACGTACGACACCGCGAGCATCGTGAAGGTCGACATCCTGGCCGCGCTGCTGTTGCGGGCGCGGGACGAGGGGCGGTCGCTGACCGCGCGGGAGAAGACGTACGCGACCGCGATGATCGAGCACAGCGACAACGCGTCGACGACACAGTTGTGGGACACCATCGGGCGGGCCGACGGGCTCGACGCGGCGAACGAGCGGCTCGGGCTGAGCGGGACAACCGGCGGAAACGGGCCGCTGTGGGGGCTCACCCAGACCACCGCGGACGATCAACTCACCCTGTTGAAGCAGGTGTTCGGCGTCGGGGACGACCTCGCGCTCGACGCGGACGCGCGGGCGTACGTGCAGGAGCTGATGGGGAACGTCGAGAGCGACCAGGCCTGGGGGGTCTCGGCGGCGGGTGACGACACCGCGCTGAAGAACGGGTGGTTGCAGCGGAGCACCACCGGGCTGTGGGACATCAACAGTGTGGGGCGCGTGAGCGGGGCAGGGAAGCGGTACCTCGTGGCCGTCGTCTCGAACGGGAGCGCCACCAAGGACGCGGGGATCGCTCTCGTGGAGGACGTGGCGCGGGCCGCCGTGCCGGTGCTCAGCGCCGGCGGCTGA
- the mycP gene encoding type VII secretion-associated serine protease mycosin yields the protein MKRHHTAAVCAAAAALALLPSTAAHADSVRAQQWGLTAMHTQEAWRTTKGKGIRVAVLDTGVDDQHPDLKGNVLTGKDLIGFGAGRGDRPWARHGTAIAGIIAGHGHGQDDSDGVMGVAPEAEILPVRVILEDGDPARAKARETRGNALAEGIRWATDHGADVINLSLGDDSDTAHPEASEDAAVQYALKHGVSVVASAGNGGEKGDHISYPAAYPGVITATAVDAAGTRAPFSTRRWYATVAAPGRGIVTADPDRKYYSAWGTSAASAFVSGAVALIRAAHPGLSPAQIKKLVEDTAQDPPSGGRDDSRGYGLVDPAAAIAAAAKLKPRELTPTAYGKKYFGTGPDAPRDEGPAAWVGPVAGGLGVLLLGAAVHLWRGHRLSRRR from the coding sequence ATGAAGCGCCACCACACCGCCGCCGTGTGCGCGGCCGCCGCGGCCCTCGCCCTGCTCCCGTCCACCGCCGCCCACGCGGACTCGGTCCGCGCCCAGCAATGGGGCCTCACCGCGATGCACACCCAGGAGGCCTGGCGCACCACGAAGGGCAAGGGCATCAGAGTCGCCGTCCTGGACACCGGCGTCGACGACCAGCACCCCGACCTGAAGGGCAACGTCCTCACCGGCAAGGACCTCATCGGCTTCGGCGCCGGGCGCGGCGACCGGCCCTGGGCCCGCCACGGCACCGCCATCGCCGGCATCATCGCGGGCCACGGACACGGACAGGACGACAGCGACGGCGTCATGGGCGTCGCCCCCGAAGCGGAGATCCTCCCCGTCCGCGTGATCCTGGAGGACGGCGATCCGGCCCGCGCCAAGGCCCGCGAGACCCGGGGCAACGCCCTGGCGGAGGGCATCCGCTGGGCCACCGACCACGGCGCCGACGTCATCAACCTCTCCCTGGGCGACGACTCCGACACCGCCCACCCCGAGGCGAGCGAGGACGCGGCAGTCCAGTACGCGCTGAAGCACGGCGTCTCCGTCGTCGCCTCCGCGGGCAACGGCGGCGAGAAGGGCGACCACATCTCCTACCCGGCCGCCTACCCCGGCGTCATCACCGCCACCGCCGTCGACGCGGCGGGCACCCGCGCCCCCTTCTCCACCCGCCGCTGGTACGCCACCGTCGCCGCGCCCGGCCGCGGCATCGTCACCGCCGACCCCGACCGCAAGTACTACTCGGCGTGGGGCACCAGCGCCGCCTCCGCGTTCGTCTCCGGCGCGGTCGCCCTGATCCGCGCCGCGCACCCCGGCCTGAGCCCCGCCCAGATCAAGAAACTCGTCGAGGACACCGCCCAGGACCCGCCCTCCGGCGGCCGCGACGACTCACGCGGCTACGGCCTGGTCGACCCGGCCGCCGCGATCGCCGCCGCCGCGAAGCTGAAGCCGCGGGAGCTGACCCCGACCGCGTACGGCAAGAAGTACTTCGGTACGGGCCCGGACGCCCCGCGGGACGAGGGCCCCGCCGCCTGGGTCGGCCCGGTCGCGGGCGGCCTCGGCGTCCTGCTCCTCGGCGCCGCCGTCCACCTGTGGCGCGGCCACCGGCTCAGCCGCCGGCGCTGA